One Pectinophora gossypiella chromosome 21, ilPecGoss1.1, whole genome shotgun sequence genomic region harbors:
- the LOC126376516 gene encoding collagen alpha-1(IX) chain-like isoform X1 has product MICRFTILVTLSSLYVQYHGAVAQSADNSTTLAPLFEQAPCSPIRPGDVDFQTVDLIAVYRLDRSDTTGVTLVQGSQDLQRAYRIGDGANLTLPLKQVFPYGLPSHLSVVGTFNTHGQRRPWSLVKASAKDLRFAVTLLPHSMRLAVFVKGTRAIFKTPSLFTAGWHKLHLAVVNNTVHVAVDCKELRPEKVGDYDFSDVTNVTIVSNEDGTPAPIDLQWLSISCNRYYITKESCEEIEKAETLIATQAPPLYAVESSSSSSVVGVPLCNATCPAGPVGPPGQTGPRGPTGLPGIRGTEGPPGPVGPLGPKGDRGEKGEPGGFINATDLGVVGPEGPPGKRGPKGDKGDAGQKGEQGEPGLVGLAGIPGSHGRDGEPGPPGPMGPPGERGFPGLPGPAANINASLIHGAKGERGAPGRPGRDGDSGVRGPPGIDGARGLPGPEGPQGMPGIPGDRGPPGGPGPAGERGPEGPQGPEGQRGLPGPPGPPGATATGSQSVPVPGPPGPIGKTGEKGEPGLPGRPGRDGSDGIPGAPGQRGPPGLPAPPAPHSVVQSPSISENEVRNICEDLIRARLQELTASLASSASQGTGKRGPPGRPGRAGTPGVPGEPGEPGPRGYPGETGEPGKPGSQGSAGPKGDKGERGPQGVGIPGQEGPRGSPGPVGPPGPEGRRGERGDPGREGSIGPRGIQGPRGTCDCPTAAFYAYAPQSNNKGP; this is encoded by the exons ATGATTTGTCg GTTTACAATTCTCGTAACATTGTCATCATTGTACGTCCAATATCATGGAGCTGTCGCTCAATCTGCAG ACAACTCAACGACACTCGCCCCCCTATTCGAGCAAGCCCCCTGTTCCCCCATCCGTCCCGGGGATGTGGACTTCCAGACGGTGGACCTGATCGCGGTATACCGGCTGGACCGGTCCGATACCACGGGCGTGACCCTCGTGCAGGGCTCGCAGGACCTGCAGCGCGCGTACCGCATCGGCGACGGGGCCAACTTGACCCTGCCTCTGAA ACAAGTATTCCCGTACGGGCTTCCCTCCCACTTGAGCGTGGTGGGCACGTTCAACACGCACGGGCAGCGCCGACCCTGGAGCCTGGTGAAGGCCAGCGCTAAGGACCTGCGGTTCGCCGTCACCTTGCTGCCACATTCCATGAGGCTGGCTGTTTTTGTCAAGGGGACTAGAGCGATCTTTAAAACTCCTAGT CTGTTCACAGCGGGTTGGCACAAATTGCACCTCGCGGTtgtcaacaatacggtgcatgTTGCTGTGGATTGTAAAGAG CTGAGACCAGAGAAGGTCGGAGATTATGACTTCAGTGACGTAACAAATGTGACCATCGTGTCTAATGAAGATGGAACCCCTGCTCCC ATAGACCTTCAGTGGTTGTCTATCAGTTGCAATCGCTATTACATCACTAAGGAGAGCTGTGAGGAAATT GAAAAAGCTGAAACCCTGATTGCCACCCAGGCGCCTCCATTG TACGCAGTAGAATCCTCATCAAGTTCATCTGTGGTTGGAGTTCCACTTTGCAACGCTACCTGCCCCGCT GGACCAGTTGGCCCGCCGGGCCAGACGGGGCCACGAGGCCCCACAGGATTACCG GGTATCAGAGGAACAGAGGGTCCCCCTGGGCCAGTCGGACCATTGGGACCTAAAGGAGACAGGGGCGAAAAGGGTGAACCAGGGGGATTCATCAAT GCAACTGATCTTGGAGTAGTAGGACCCGAAGGACCTCCCGGAAAACGAGGACCTAAGGGCGATAAAGGCGATGCTGGACAGAAAG GTGAACAAGGAGAACCTGGGCTAGTGGGACTCGCAGGGATACCAGGATCCCATGGAAGAGAT GGAGAGCCGGGTCCTCCAGGCCCGATGGGGCCTCCCGGGGAGCGTGGGTTCCCCGGCCTGCCGGGGCCTGCAGCCAATATCAACGCTTCTCTTATCCATG GTGCCAAAGGTGAAAGGGGAGCGCCAGGTAGGCCGGGCAGAGATGGAGACTCAGGAGTGAGGGGACCGCCGGGAATAGATGGGGCTCGG GGTTTACCTGGACCAGAAGGGCCTCAAGGCATGCCGGGAATCCCCGGAGACAGAGGACCTCCGGGAGGCCCTGGTCCCGCTGGAGAAAGAGGGCCTGAGGGACCACAG GGTCCAGAAGGTCAACGAGGACTGCCAGGCCCCCCTGGGCCGCCTGGGGCCACAGCTACTGGGTCACAAAGTGTCCCAGTACCGGGGCCTCCGGGCCCTATCGGGAAAACAGGAGAG AAAGGCGAGCCGGGATTGCCGGGACGTCCTGGCAGGGACGGGTCGGATGGCATCCCGGGTGCACCTGGGCAGAGAGGGCCGCCAGGCCTGCCCGCGCCGCCTGCCCCGCACTCCGTTGTACAG TCACCTTCAATATCGGAGAATGAAGTGCGCAACATATGCGAGGACCTGATAAGAG CTCGTCTTCAAGAGTTGACTGCCAGCCTAGCTTCTTCCGCTTCACAAGGGACAGGCAAGCGAGGTCCGCCGGGAAGACCAGGTCGTGCCGGAACACCGG GAGTCCCAGGGGAACCAGGAGAGCCCGGCCCCAGAGGCTACCCGGGTGAGACGGGAGAGCCGGGTAAGCCGGGTAGCCAGGGGTCAGCGGGGCCTAAAGGGGACAAGGGAGAACGGGGCCCACAAGGCGTGGGCATACCCGGGCAAGAAGGACCGAGAGGTTCACCAG GTCCAGTAGGTCCGCCAGGTCCCGAAGGTAGACGAGGAGAAAGGGGTGATCCTGGCAGAGAAG GGTCCATTGGACCGAGAGGAATTCAAGGTCCTAGAGGGACCTGCGACTGTCCTACAGCTGCCTTCTACGCGTATGCACCACAAAGCAACAACAAGGGACCATGA
- the LOC126376516 gene encoding collagen alpha-1(IX) chain-like isoform X2 codes for MICRFTILVTLSSLYVQYHGAVAQSADNSTTLAPLFEQAPCSPIRPGDVDFQTVDLIAVYRLDRSDTTGVTLVQGSQDLQRAYRIGDGANLTLPLKQVFPYGLPSHLSVVGTFNTHGQRRPWSLVKASAKDLRFAVTLLPHSMRLAVFVKGTRAIFKTPSLFTAGWHKLHLAVVNNTVHVAVDCKELRPEKVGDYDFSDVTNVTIVSNEDGTPAPIDLQWLSISCNRYYITKESCEEIYAVESSSSSSVVGVPLCNATCPAGPVGPPGQTGPRGPTGLPGIRGTEGPPGPVGPLGPKGDRGEKGEPGGFINATDLGVVGPEGPPGKRGPKGDKGDAGQKGEQGEPGLVGLAGIPGSHGRDGEPGPPGPMGPPGERGFPGLPGPAANINASLIHGAKGERGAPGRPGRDGDSGVRGPPGIDGARGLPGPEGPQGMPGIPGDRGPPGGPGPAGERGPEGPQGPEGQRGLPGPPGPPGATATGSQSVPVPGPPGPIGKTGEKGEPGLPGRPGRDGSDGIPGAPGQRGPPGLPAPPAPHSVVQSPSISENEVRNICEDLIRARLQELTASLASSASQGTGKRGPPGRPGRAGTPGVPGEPGEPGPRGYPGETGEPGKPGSQGSAGPKGDKGERGPQGVGIPGQEGPRGSPGPVGPPGPEGRRGERGDPGREGSIGPRGIQGPRGTCDCPTAAFYAYAPQSNNKGP; via the exons ATGATTTGTCg GTTTACAATTCTCGTAACATTGTCATCATTGTACGTCCAATATCATGGAGCTGTCGCTCAATCTGCAG ACAACTCAACGACACTCGCCCCCCTATTCGAGCAAGCCCCCTGTTCCCCCATCCGTCCCGGGGATGTGGACTTCCAGACGGTGGACCTGATCGCGGTATACCGGCTGGACCGGTCCGATACCACGGGCGTGACCCTCGTGCAGGGCTCGCAGGACCTGCAGCGCGCGTACCGCATCGGCGACGGGGCCAACTTGACCCTGCCTCTGAA ACAAGTATTCCCGTACGGGCTTCCCTCCCACTTGAGCGTGGTGGGCACGTTCAACACGCACGGGCAGCGCCGACCCTGGAGCCTGGTGAAGGCCAGCGCTAAGGACCTGCGGTTCGCCGTCACCTTGCTGCCACATTCCATGAGGCTGGCTGTTTTTGTCAAGGGGACTAGAGCGATCTTTAAAACTCCTAGT CTGTTCACAGCGGGTTGGCACAAATTGCACCTCGCGGTtgtcaacaatacggtgcatgTTGCTGTGGATTGTAAAGAG CTGAGACCAGAGAAGGTCGGAGATTATGACTTCAGTGACGTAACAAATGTGACCATCGTGTCTAATGAAGATGGAACCCCTGCTCCC ATAGACCTTCAGTGGTTGTCTATCAGTTGCAATCGCTATTACATCACTAAGGAGAGCTGTGAGGAAATT TACGCAGTAGAATCCTCATCAAGTTCATCTGTGGTTGGAGTTCCACTTTGCAACGCTACCTGCCCCGCT GGACCAGTTGGCCCGCCGGGCCAGACGGGGCCACGAGGCCCCACAGGATTACCG GGTATCAGAGGAACAGAGGGTCCCCCTGGGCCAGTCGGACCATTGGGACCTAAAGGAGACAGGGGCGAAAAGGGTGAACCAGGGGGATTCATCAAT GCAACTGATCTTGGAGTAGTAGGACCCGAAGGACCTCCCGGAAAACGAGGACCTAAGGGCGATAAAGGCGATGCTGGACAGAAAG GTGAACAAGGAGAACCTGGGCTAGTGGGACTCGCAGGGATACCAGGATCCCATGGAAGAGAT GGAGAGCCGGGTCCTCCAGGCCCGATGGGGCCTCCCGGGGAGCGTGGGTTCCCCGGCCTGCCGGGGCCTGCAGCCAATATCAACGCTTCTCTTATCCATG GTGCCAAAGGTGAAAGGGGAGCGCCAGGTAGGCCGGGCAGAGATGGAGACTCAGGAGTGAGGGGACCGCCGGGAATAGATGGGGCTCGG GGTTTACCTGGACCAGAAGGGCCTCAAGGCATGCCGGGAATCCCCGGAGACAGAGGACCTCCGGGAGGCCCTGGTCCCGCTGGAGAAAGAGGGCCTGAGGGACCACAG GGTCCAGAAGGTCAACGAGGACTGCCAGGCCCCCCTGGGCCGCCTGGGGCCACAGCTACTGGGTCACAAAGTGTCCCAGTACCGGGGCCTCCGGGCCCTATCGGGAAAACAGGAGAG AAAGGCGAGCCGGGATTGCCGGGACGTCCTGGCAGGGACGGGTCGGATGGCATCCCGGGTGCACCTGGGCAGAGAGGGCCGCCAGGCCTGCCCGCGCCGCCTGCCCCGCACTCCGTTGTACAG TCACCTTCAATATCGGAGAATGAAGTGCGCAACATATGCGAGGACCTGATAAGAG CTCGTCTTCAAGAGTTGACTGCCAGCCTAGCTTCTTCCGCTTCACAAGGGACAGGCAAGCGAGGTCCGCCGGGAAGACCAGGTCGTGCCGGAACACCGG GAGTCCCAGGGGAACCAGGAGAGCCCGGCCCCAGAGGCTACCCGGGTGAGACGGGAGAGCCGGGTAAGCCGGGTAGCCAGGGGTCAGCGGGGCCTAAAGGGGACAAGGGAGAACGGGGCCCACAAGGCGTGGGCATACCCGGGCAAGAAGGACCGAGAGGTTCACCAG GTCCAGTAGGTCCGCCAGGTCCCGAAGGTAGACGAGGAGAAAGGGGTGATCCTGGCAGAGAAG GGTCCATTGGACCGAGAGGAATTCAAGGTCCTAGAGGGACCTGCGACTGTCCTACAGCTGCCTTCTACGCGTATGCACCACAAAGCAACAACAAGGGACCATGA
- the LOC126376659 gene encoding eukaryotic translation initiation factor 2 subunit 1 codes for MPLSCRFYQEKYPEVEDVVMVNVRSIAEMGAYVHLLEYNNIEGMILLSELSRRRIRSINKLIRVGKTEPVVVIRVDKEKGYIDLSKRRVSAEDIDKCTERYAKAKAVNSILRHVAELLHYESSDQLEELYKKTAWLFEEKYKKKASAYDFFKQAAVDPSVLNECGLDEQTKEVLLANIKRKLTSQAVKIRADIECACYGYEGIDAVRAALKSGLALSTVDMPIKINLIAPPLYVMTTSTPEKTDGLKALQDAIDKIKETITEAGGVFNVQMAPKVVTATDEAELARQMERAEAENAEVAGDSAEEDEDQGMGDANVDSPQQNGASDEEED; via the exons ATGCCACTGTCGTGTAGATTTTACCAAGAGAAGTATCCTGAAGTGGAGGATGTGGTGATGGTGAACGTGAGGTCCATCGCGGAGATGGGCGCGTACGTCCATCTGCTGGAGTATAACAATATTGAGGGCATGATATTGCTCTCGGAATTGTCCAGAAGACGTATCAGGTCGATCAACAAATTGATCAGAGTCGGCAAGACCGAGCCTGTAGTCGTCATCAGAGTGGACAAAGAGAAAG GTTACATAGATTTGTCAAAACGGCGAGTATCAGCAGAAGATATTGACAAATGCACGGAGAGGTACGCCAAAGCTAAG GCAGTTAACTCCATCCTGCGGCATGTAGCAGAGCTCCTGCACTACGAGAGCTCAGACCAGCTCGAGGAATTGTACAAGAAGACTGCATGGCTCTTCGAAGAGAAGTACAAGAAGAAAGCCTCTGCCTATGACTTCTTCAAACAGGCTGCAGT AGACCCATCAGTACTAAACGAATGTGGGTTGGACGAGCAAACCAAGGAAGTCCTGCTAGCGAACATCAAGCGGAAGTTGACATCGCAGGCGGTGAAGATCCGCGCCGACATCGAGTGCGCCTGCTACGGCTATGAGGGCATCGACGCGGTGCGCGCCGCGCTCAAGTCTGGCCTCGCACTGTCCACCGTGGATATGCCAATCAAGATTAACCTCATTGCCCCCCCACTATATG TAATGACGACATCCACACCTGAGAAGACGGACGGTCTGAAGGCTCTACAGGACGCCATCGACAAGATCAAGGAGACCATCACCGAAGCTGGAGGCGTCTTCAACGTGCAGATGGCG CCTAAAGTGGTGACGGCGACAGATGAAGCTGAGCTGGCGAGACAGATGGAGCGCGCGGAAGCTGAGAACGCGGAGGTGGCCGGGGACTCCGCGGAGGAAGACGAGGACCAAG GTATGGGAGACGCGAATGTCGACTCGCCCCAACAGAACGGCGCCTccgacgaagaagaagactag